A single uncultured Methanolobus sp. DNA region contains:
- a CDS encoding ATP-binding protein encodes MSFIEFNLLVKELEHIKNSGDLSSRIEVEGDDQVNWIADDINNMLSSLEEKEGKYHSLFEQSNDAIIIFGKGAWLIDTNSKTSELLGYEKSELFEINVTSLSPADSPLNLTDIYEQTIREGSVRSEIKLVLSNDIVIDADISSSIIDSEEGTVQVIIPDITEKKIYEEALLHAKIEADAANRAKSQFLANMSHELRTPLNSIIGFSDMLLLRSFGDINDKQEHYLNNISGSGKHLLTLINGVLDLSKIEAGMMELNTEDIVVPELVDDVMGTISSIAVRKNISLNSNVDKQLTTIKADRIKIRQTLLNLLSNAVKFTPENGSVTLYVEKSGTIVMFLVKDTGIGISEHDQEYLFYEFTQVDSAHNRKYEGTGLGLALVKKFVEMHGGRVWVESELGEGSSFYFEIPVDGK; translated from the coding sequence ATGAGCTTTATAGAGTTCAATCTCCTGGTAAAGGAACTTGAACATATAAAGAATAGCGGAGACCTTTCATCCAGAATTGAAGTAGAAGGTGACGATCAGGTAAACTGGATAGCTGATGACATTAATAATATGTTGAGTTCACTTGAGGAAAAGGAAGGAAAATATCATTCCCTTTTTGAACAGTCAAACGATGCCATCATAATTTTTGGAAAGGGTGCCTGGCTGATTGATACTAACAGTAAAACTTCTGAATTGCTTGGATATGAGAAATCCGAACTTTTTGAGATAAATGTTACTTCTTTATCTCCTGCTGATTCTCCGCTTAATCTGACTGATATCTATGAGCAGACTATCAGAGAAGGTTCTGTAAGATCTGAGATCAAGCTGGTCCTTTCTAACGATATTGTAATTGATGCGGACATAAGTTCTTCGATCATTGATAGTGAGGAAGGAACGGTTCAGGTTATTATCCCTGACATCACTGAAAAGAAGATCTATGAAGAAGCTCTGTTACACGCAAAGATAGAAGCAGATGCTGCTAACCGTGCAAAGAGCCAGTTCCTTGCCAATATGAGTCATGAACTGCGCACTCCTTTGAATTCAATTATCGGTTTTTCAGATATGTTATTGTTGAGGTCTTTCGGTGATATTAATGATAAGCAGGAACATTACCTGAATAATATTTCAGGCAGTGGTAAACATCTTCTTACTCTAATTAATGGCGTACTTGACCTGTCCAAGATAGAGGCAGGTATGATGGAGTTAAATACAGAGGATATTGTTGTTCCTGAATTAGTGGATGATGTCATGGGAACCATTTCATCAATTGCAGTTCGAAAGAACATTTCTCTAAATTCCAATGTTGACAAACAACTGACCACTATCAAAGCGGATAGGATTAAGATTAGGCAGACTCTTCTAAATCTCCTGAGCAATGCTGTGAAGTTCACTCCTGAAAACGGAAGCGTTACCCTTTATGTTGAAAAATCCGGTACAATCGTTATGTTTTTAGTAAAGGACACTGGTATCGGCATATCTGAACATGATCAGGAATATCTATTCTATGAATTCACTCAGGTGGATTCAGCTCATAACCGCAAGTACGAAGGAACCGGACTCGGTCTTGCTCTTGTAAAGAAATTCGTTGAAATGCACGGTGGCAGGGTCTGGGTGGAAAGTGAGCTGGGTGAAGGGTCGAGTTTCTATTTTGAGATTCCTGTTGATGGGAAATAA
- a CDS encoding chemotaxis protein CheB, which translates to MNKEEKKSEVQNVVGEGTDSFAIVGIGASAGGLAAFEAFFSGMPADTDPNMAIVLVQHLDPDHKSLLADLIRRRTRMQVFEVEDGMMVRPNCAYIIPPNRDMAFLNGTLQLLEPSSPRGQRMPIDFFFRSLAHDQQERAICVVLSGTGSDGTLGVRDIKEEGGIVIVQTPESAEFDGMPRSVISTGMADYVLDPDKMPSQIIGYTSHAFDKLSRSFTAAALSDEASLKKVFILLRSQAGHDFSQYKEKTIMRRIQRRMAVNQINTLERYTKYLQQMPMEVNALFDDLLIGVTYFFRDPEAFKSLEEQVIPLLFVNKNTGDDIRVWSVGCSTGEEAYSLAILLAEHQEKLKKSFKIQVFATDIDSNAIATARTGIYPSSIEADISQERLSRFFVNEQESNKYRICKSIRDTIVFSEQDLIKDPPFSKMDLICCRNLLIYMNRDLQKKIIPLFHYSLNPGGFLFLGASGSVSYLNAYFSVLDRKSKIYQRKEDFHSSQNVNPSPFLLLKTDITTMQPAKKNSIPEKPSLRELTETMLLQYVTPAAVLVNSQGDILYIHGRTGMYLEPTPGEAGVNNIIKMAREGLQRDLTVSLHKAVGGKELVQCPGLSIKTNDHTYTINLTVRPVMSELNGKSENSLYLITLEEAPNLELRSQQITAALNSIVGEDEFNLKDAEAQILTLKQELRAKDEYLYTTKEELETSNEELKSSNEELQSVNEELQSTNEELETSKEELQSFNEELATVNAELQTKVVDLGQANNDMNNLLAGTGIGTVFVDVDLHILRFTPSVTQIINLIQSDVGRPVGHIVSNLVEYNNLVEDTQAVLDTLVPKEMEVQTNSGTWYAMRIQPYRTLDNVIEGAVVTFADITSSINLQKALRLNEERLRVALKVSPVMVFNQDEKLCYTWVYNPNAAFSSYSIIGKTDHDILTAEEASRLSVIKKQVLESGVGFRSEVFISTNGKQLSYNLTVDPLYDISDGIIGITGVLMASTN; encoded by the coding sequence ATGAATAAAGAAGAAAAAAAATCTGAAGTGCAAAATGTAGTTGGGGAAGGAACTGACAGCTTTGCAATTGTGGGTATCGGTGCCTCGGCTGGAGGGTTAGCGGCTTTTGAGGCATTTTTTTCAGGAATGCCTGCAGATACAGATCCAAACATGGCTATTGTCTTGGTGCAACATCTTGACCCCGACCACAAAAGCCTCCTGGCTGACCTGATCAGGCGCCGCACTCGCATGCAGGTCTTTGAAGTAGAAGATGGAATGATGGTTCGTCCAAATTGTGCTTACATTATCCCTCCAAATCGTGACATGGCTTTTCTTAATGGAACACTCCAATTGTTGGAACCTTCATCTCCACGTGGTCAACGAATGCCCATTGATTTCTTTTTCCGATCCTTAGCTCATGATCAACAAGAACGAGCTATATGTGTTGTTCTTTCTGGTACGGGCAGCGATGGCACACTTGGAGTGCGTGATATTAAAGAAGAGGGGGGCATTGTCATAGTACAGACTCCTGAATCTGCTGAGTTTGATGGCATGCCGCGTAGTGTCATATCCACTGGTATGGCGGACTATGTGCTGGATCCGGATAAAATGCCTTCACAGATAATAGGCTATACATCTCATGCTTTTGACAAGCTTTCACGATCATTCACTGCAGCTGCGCTTAGTGACGAGGCCTCATTGAAGAAAGTATTCATCCTGTTGCGTTCACAGGCAGGCCATGACTTTTCCCAGTACAAAGAAAAAACCATTATGCGTCGTATTCAAAGACGCATGGCTGTCAACCAGATTAATACACTGGAAAGATACACTAAATATTTACAACAGATGCCTATGGAAGTGAATGCTCTCTTTGATGACTTGTTGATTGGTGTGACCTATTTTTTCCGTGATCCTGAAGCTTTCAAGAGTCTTGAAGAGCAGGTCATACCCTTGTTATTTGTCAATAAAAATACAGGCGATGATATTCGTGTCTGGTCAGTAGGATGCTCCACAGGGGAAGAGGCCTATTCTCTTGCAATTCTACTTGCTGAACATCAGGAGAAACTGAAAAAAAGTTTTAAAATTCAGGTGTTTGCCACAGATATTGATAGCAACGCAATCGCTACTGCTCGGACTGGTATTTATCCTTCCAGTATAGAGGCTGATATCTCTCAGGAAAGGCTAAGCAGATTCTTTGTTAATGAACAAGAAAGTAACAAGTATCGTATTTGTAAAAGTATTCGTGATACGATTGTCTTTTCCGAGCAAGACCTGATAAAAGACCCTCCATTTTCAAAGATGGACCTGATATGTTGTCGCAATCTTCTCATTTACATGAATAGAGATTTGCAGAAGAAAATCATTCCTCTATTCCATTATTCTCTAAATCCGGGAGGCTTTCTCTTCTTGGGTGCATCTGGGTCGGTAAGCTATTTAAATGCTTATTTTTCTGTGCTGGATCGTAAATCCAAGATTTACCAACGTAAAGAAGATTTTCACAGCTCACAGAATGTGAATCCGTCTCCATTTTTACTCTTAAAGACGGATATAACAACCATGCAACCTGCCAAAAAGAACTCAATTCCTGAAAAACCATCGTTGCGTGAACTGACCGAAACTATGCTTTTGCAGTATGTAACTCCAGCTGCGGTACTTGTCAATAGCCAGGGCGATATTCTTTATATTCATGGCCGCACTGGTATGTATCTGGAGCCCACTCCCGGTGAGGCAGGTGTAAATAACATCATCAAGATGGCTCGTGAAGGATTACAACGTGACTTGACAGTATCCCTGCATAAAGCCGTTGGCGGCAAAGAGCTTGTACAATGTCCGGGTCTGTCTATCAAAACAAATGATCATACTTATACTATCAACCTTACTGTGCGTCCTGTAATGTCCGAATTAAACGGGAAATCAGAAAACTCTCTTTATTTGATTACTTTAGAGGAGGCTCCTAATCTGGAACTCAGATCGCAGCAGATAACAGCTGCATTGAATTCCATTGTGGGAGAGGATGAGTTTAATTTAAAAGACGCTGAAGCACAAATCTTGACTCTAAAGCAGGAGTTGCGTGCTAAAGATGAATACCTCTATACAACTAAAGAAGAACTGGAAACCTCAAATGAAGAGCTCAAATCTTCGAATGAGGAGTTACAGTCGGTCAATGAAGAATTGCAATCCACGAATGAAGAGCTGGAAACTTCTAAGGAAGAATTACAGTCGTTCAATGAGGAATTAGCTACTGTCAATGCTGAACTGCAAACCAAAGTTGTAGATCTTGGACAGGCCAACAATGATATGAATAATTTGCTGGCCGGCACTGGTATTGGTACTGTCTTTGTAGACGTAGATCTACATATCCTTCGCTTTACTCCATCTGTAACTCAAATTATTAATTTAATCCAAAGTGATGTTGGAAGACCAGTGGGTCATATAGTCTCTAATTTGGTAGAATACAACAATTTAGTGGAAGATACACAGGCAGTTCTGGACACGTTAGTTCCTAAAGAAATGGAAGTGCAGACGAATTCAGGAACCTGGTACGCGATGCGTATCCAGCCCTATAGGACTCTGGACAACGTGATTGAAGGCGCAGTAGTTACGTTTGCTGATATTACTAGCTCAATTAACTTACAAAAAGCGCTCCGATTAAACGAAGAGCGTCTGCGTGTTGCGTTGAAAGTATCTCCTGTAATGGTCTTTAATCAGGATGAAAAGTTGTGTTACACATGGGTATATAATCCTAATGCAGCGTTTTCTTCTTACTCGATTATCGGTAAGACAGACCATGATATATTGACTGCAGAAGAGGCATCCAGACTTTCGGTCATTAAAAAGCAAGTTCTGGAAAGTGGGGTTGGATTCCGTAGTGAAGTGTTTATTAGTACAAATGGGAAACAGTTATCCTATAATTTGACAGTGGATCCATTGTATGATATCTCCGATGGGATCATAGGGATTACTGGTGTTTTGATGGCCAGTACCAACTAA
- the metG gene encoding methionine--tRNA ligase, whose product MSNIPSDKPVLVTCGLPYANGKAHVGHLRTYIPADIFVRSLQKNSQETTFVCGSDTHGTPIVVNAEELGLTPKELVQQYHTHFDEVFKKMGVRFDAFGTTDDEENHNRTTEIVDKLIEKGYVYPKVIEIAYCPQCDRFLPDRYVAGTCPHCGEKARGDECDQGCGKHLEPGELNEPTCTICRGPAEYREQEHFFFKLSEFKDFLMEHLENLGGTLNARNYAMGWIKQELTDWCITRNLEWGVRFPGHDDLVVYVWVDAPIGYMAFTEEWAAETGGDWEKFWRGDCPIVHFIGGDIIYHHCIFWPAMLKGADYSQPSAVVASGMLKIEDKTFSKSRGYVVWVEEDYLDQGFHPDLLRYYLVSYTSHTKEVNFSWKIFQDKINTELVGVLGNFLYRNLLFAFKNFGEIPEGDIDPEVIEKINSTIEEVVRANSEYEFKKAADTAMALASYGNSYFQSNEPWKLIKEDKEACGKVVKNCIQLAKALILLFEPMTPGSMEVAWKQIGMDSDVHEATYGESTVPVVSGTKLDMPQILFTKLEDDKIAEMEKISSKRVKAAMAKEAGVKEVEIMEYKEEIEYDDFAKLDIRVGKIVTAEKIKKSKKLLRLQVDIGDEQPRQVVAGLAEYYEPEEMIGKVVNVLVNLKPVKLCGVESQGMLLAADAGERVSLLTTDKEMGTGSCIR is encoded by the coding sequence ATGTCAAACATTCCTTCTGATAAACCCGTGCTTGTGACATGTGGTCTTCCTTATGCAAATGGAAAGGCGCATGTGGGGCACCTTAGAACATATATCCCTGCGGATATTTTTGTGAGATCGCTCCAGAAGAACTCACAGGAAACAACATTTGTCTGCGGCTCTGATACCCACGGCACTCCTATTGTGGTAAATGCCGAGGAACTTGGTCTAACACCAAAGGAACTTGTACAGCAGTACCACACTCATTTTGATGAAGTATTCAAGAAGATGGGTGTAAGGTTTGATGCATTCGGAACAACCGATGATGAAGAGAACCACAACCGTACAACTGAGATCGTTGACAAGCTTATTGAGAAGGGCTATGTCTATCCAAAAGTAATCGAGATTGCTTACTGTCCTCAGTGTGACCGTTTCCTTCCTGACAGGTATGTTGCAGGAACATGTCCTCATTGTGGCGAGAAGGCACGTGGAGACGAGTGTGACCAGGGCTGTGGAAAACACCTGGAGCCCGGAGAGCTTAATGAACCAACCTGTACAATATGCAGAGGTCCTGCTGAATATAGGGAACAGGAGCACTTTTTCTTCAAGCTTTCAGAATTCAAGGATTTCCTCATGGAGCACCTTGAGAACCTTGGCGGTACACTGAATGCACGTAACTATGCAATGGGCTGGATAAAACAGGAACTTACTGACTGGTGTATTACAAGGAACCTTGAATGGGGTGTAAGATTCCCAGGACACGATGACCTTGTGGTTTACGTGTGGGTCGATGCGCCTATCGGTTACATGGCTTTCACAGAAGAATGGGCAGCAGAGACCGGCGGAGACTGGGAGAAGTTCTGGAGAGGCGACTGTCCGATAGTTCATTTCATTGGCGGAGACATCATTTACCATCACTGCATTTTCTGGCCGGCAATGCTTAAGGGAGCAGATTACAGCCAGCCGTCAGCGGTTGTTGCATCAGGTATGCTGAAAATTGAGGATAAGACATTCTCCAAGAGCCGTGGATATGTCGTATGGGTTGAGGAAGACTATCTTGATCAGGGTTTCCACCCAGACCTTCTCCGGTACTATCTTGTAAGCTACACCTCACACACCAAGGAGGTCAACTTCTCATGGAAGATTTTCCAGGATAAGATAAACACGGAGCTTGTTGGTGTATTGGGCAATTTCCTGTACAGGAACCTGCTCTTTGCTTTCAAGAACTTCGGTGAGATACCAGAGGGAGACATTGACCCTGAGGTCATAGAGAAGATCAATTCAACCATTGAAGAAGTTGTCAGAGCAAACTCCGAGTACGAGTTCAAGAAGGCTGCTGACACTGCAATGGCTCTTGCATCATACGGGAATTCATACTTCCAGTCAAACGAACCATGGAAGCTCATTAAGGAAGATAAAGAAGCCTGTGGAAAGGTTGTTAAGAACTGCATCCAGCTTGCCAAGGCGCTTATCCTGCTGTTCGAACCAATGACTCCTGGCAGTATGGAAGTTGCATGGAAGCAGATTGGTATGGATTCAGATGTTCACGAAGCAACTTATGGAGAATCAACCGTTCCTGTTGTAAGCGGAACAAAGCTTGATATGCCGCAGATCCTGTTCACCAAGCTTGAGGATGACAAGATCGCAGAGATGGAGAAGATCTCTTCAAAACGTGTAAAGGCTGCAATGGCAAAGGAAGCAGGCGTAAAGGAAGTAGAAATAATGGAATACAAAGAAGAAATAGAATATGATGATTTTGCAAAGCTTGATATCAGAGTAGGTAAGATCGTTACCGCTGAAAAGATCAAGAAATCAAAGAAACTCCTTCGCCTTCAGGTTGATATCGGAGATGAGCAGCCAAGGCAGGTTGTTGCAGGTCTTGCAGAGTACTACGAGCCTGAAGAGATGATAGGTAAGGTAGTGAATGTTCTTGTAAACCTGAAACCTGTAAAGCTCTGTGGCGTTGAATCACAGGGAATGCTCCTTGCAGCAGATGCCGGTGAAAGAGTCTCTTTGCTTACAACTGACAAAGAAATGGGAACTGGATCCTGTATCAGATAA
- a CDS encoding helix-hairpin-helix domain-containing protein, which produces MTAKKNENPNTENENYKAVTKELMIIPGVGKQIADDLWNLGIRSVSELKNRDPEKLYQQLCDFQGMHVDRCMLYVFREAVYFASNDEHDPELLKWWNWKD; this is translated from the coding sequence ATGACTGCAAAAAAGAATGAAAATCCCAATACTGAGAATGAAAACTATAAAGCCGTCACCAAAGAACTCATGATTATTCCCGGTGTTGGAAAACAGATTGCTGACGACCTATGGAATCTTGGAATCCGCAGTGTTTCAGAGTTAAAGAACAGAGACCCGGAGAAACTCTACCAGCAATTATGTGATTTTCAGGGGATGCACGTTGATAGATGCATGCTTTATGTTTTTAGAGAAGCGGTTTACTTTGCATCAAATGATGAACATGACCCTGAACTTCTGAAATGGTGGAACTGGAAAGACTGA
- the sppA gene encoding signal peptide peptidase SppA, whose protein sequence is MNGDNSEKNTEDDTEYHLYPYSYDKNESDDAQPENRKMQTSTVSEDTEIEASEKIAQDESPVVVEASEPVQEKVKTQKEIGTLNESSKDTSSDIQIGEPVTAAPVKEKVAEPATRAGTGYYEPSRETPVVKKKSRKWQYAAIFLALLFVIGVSFAAIYQSFNGDLYSSNDKIAVIYIEGTMVTSSVPGGLGYASSEVISDNIRKALDDEDVKAIVLRVNSGGGSSTAGEEAYEEVKKASDSGVPVVVSMGSTAASAAYHLSSPADLIVANPSTMTGSIGTIWQFQNLSEYYDKEGIEYYIVKSGEFKDMGNAARGLSDDEKEYANKVVAEVYSNFVRDVAEGRGMSVSEVKSLADGRIYTGREAKELGLVDELGNFYDAIDMAADLAGIEDPTIVYMNKPTLSSLLFGSESDAAETAELVYYYEDSPYGYIT, encoded by the coding sequence ATGAACGGAGATAATTCAGAAAAAAACACAGAGGATGATACCGAATATCATCTTTACCCGTATAGCTATGATAAAAACGAGAGTGATGACGCTCAACCAGAGAACAGGAAGATGCAGACCAGCACCGTATCCGAAGATACTGAGATAGAAGCAAGTGAAAAGATAGCTCAAGATGAATCACCGGTTGTAGTTGAAGCTTCTGAACCTGTTCAGGAAAAAGTTAAGACCCAAAAGGAAATAGGAACTTTAAATGAGAGTTCAAAGGATACTTCAAGCGACATTCAGATTGGTGAACCTGTAACTGCTGCTCCTGTAAAGGAGAAAGTGGCAGAACCTGCAACGAGAGCAGGAACAGGTTATTATGAGCCATCCCGTGAAACTCCTGTCGTTAAGAAGAAAAGCCGCAAATGGCAATATGCTGCTATTTTTCTGGCTCTGCTGTTCGTTATCGGTGTCAGTTTTGCAGCTATTTACCAGTCGTTCAACGGTGATCTTTACTCTTCAAACGATAAGATCGCTGTAATTTACATAGAAGGAACCATGGTTACAAGCAGCGTACCTGGCGGACTTGGCTATGCAAGCTCCGAAGTAATATCTGACAACATAAGAAAAGCCCTGGATGATGAAGATGTGAAAGCCATAGTATTGAGAGTAAACAGTGGTGGAGGATCTTCAACAGCTGGTGAAGAGGCATATGAAGAAGTTAAGAAAGCAAGTGATAGCGGCGTACCTGTTGTAGTCTCAATGGGAAGCACAGCGGCAAGTGCTGCCTACCACCTTTCATCACCAGCAGATCTGATCGTTGCTAACCCGTCAACAATGACCGGAAGTATAGGTACTATATGGCAGTTCCAGAACCTGTCGGAATACTATGACAAAGAAGGTATAGAATACTACATTGTAAAGTCCGGTGAGTTCAAGGATATGGGTAATGCTGCCAGAGGACTTTCTGATGATGAGAAAGAATACGCCAACAAGGTTGTAGCGGAAGTTTACAGCAATTTTGTCAGAGATGTGGCGGAAGGCAGAGGTATGAGTGTCAGTGAGGTCAAAAGCCTTGCAGACGGTAGGATATACACCGGAAGAGAAGCAAAAGAACTTGGACTTGTTGATGAACTGGGTAATTTCTATGATGCCATTGACATGGCAGCAGACCTTGCAGGAATAGAGGACCCGACAATAGTCTACATGAACAAGCCAACACTTTCAAGCCTGCTTTTTGGCTCAGAGTCTGATGCAGCTGAAACAGCAGAACTGGTGTATTACTACGAGGACAGCCCATACGGTTACATTACCTGA
- a CDS encoding DNA-3-methyladenine glycosylase I gives MRIRCQWAESNENEISYHDTEWGVPEHDDRKLFEFLILEGAQAGLSWDTILKRRENYRKAFDDFDFEKVAAYDEKKIAELLQDSGIIRNKLKVRSAVNNSIAYIKIRDEFGSFDAYLKIFLPDGKPIQNSWKSMPEIPAKTELSEKISKDMKKRGFNFVGPTIIYAFMQAVGMVNDHVVNCFRYEECRKMQ, from the coding sequence ATGAGAATACGCTGCCAATGGGCTGAATCAAACGAAAATGAAATTTCATATCATGACACAGAATGGGGAGTTCCTGAACATGATGACAGGAAGCTCTTTGAGTTCCTGATACTCGAAGGAGCACAGGCAGGACTTAGCTGGGATACGATTCTGAAAAGAAGGGAAAATTACAGGAAAGCCTTTGATGATTTTGATTTCGAGAAAGTGGCTGCTTATGATGAAAAGAAAATTGCCGAACTTTTGCAGGATTCCGGAATTATCAGGAACAAACTGAAAGTGCGTTCTGCTGTCAATAATTCAATAGCATACATTAAGATCAGAGATGAATTCGGTTCATTTGATGCTTATCTCAAAATATTCCTGCCTGATGGAAAACCAATACAGAACTCATGGAAATCCATGCCGGAAATTCCTGCAAAAACTGAGCTTTCTGAAAAGATAAGCAAGGACATGAAAAAGAGAGGATTTAATTTTGTGGGTCCCACGATAATTTATGCTTTCATGCAGGCTGTGGGAATGGTAAATGACCACGTTGTAAATTGCTTCAGGTATGAAGAATGCCGGAAAATGCAGTGA
- a CDS encoding ribose 1,5-bisphosphate isomerase — translation MDDLNTTAEKIKTMDIRGAGRIAVAASAALRDYAMTLKSLPLSEFNVKLEAAAKTLVDTRPTAVSLPNAVALTKRHSATNVYDAIDEIKANAEKFITNAEQALGKIGKIGAQRIHDGDVIMTHCNSHAALSIIKTAFDQGKDISVIATESRPRRQGFITIRELNDYGIPTTLIVDSAVRLTMKEVDLVVVGADSISVNGALINKIGTSQLAMAAQEARRNVIVAAETYKFSPRTLLGEMVEIEDRSSDEVIDADILKELPNVKVSNPAFDVTPAEYIDLIITEVGAFPPAMAFTILRDYLGLEIEI, via the coding sequence ATGGACGACCTGAATACTACAGCAGAGAAGATAAAGACAATGGACATCAGGGGTGCCGGAAGGATTGCGGTTGCAGCTTCAGCAGCACTCCGGGATTATGCAATGACACTGAAATCACTTCCACTGAGTGAGTTCAACGTCAAGCTGGAAGCGGCAGCAAAGACGCTTGTGGATACAAGACCAACAGCAGTATCCCTACCAAATGCTGTTGCTCTCACAAAAAGGCACAGTGCCACCAACGTCTATGACGCTATCGATGAGATAAAGGCAAACGCTGAGAAGTTCATTACAAATGCAGAGCAGGCACTCGGCAAAATAGGAAAGATCGGAGCCCAGCGCATCCATGACGGCGATGTCATCATGACACATTGCAATTCCCATGCAGCCCTCTCAATTATCAAAACCGCTTTTGACCAGGGTAAGGATATTTCAGTGATTGCCACGGAATCCAGACCAAGAAGACAGGGTTTCATCACCATCAGGGAACTGAACGACTATGGAATTCCCACAACTCTTATCGTTGACTCCGCTGTGAGATTAACAATGAAGGAAGTTGACCTCGTAGTAGTCGGCGCAGATTCTATTTCAGTTAACGGCGCACTCATAAACAAAATAGGAACTTCCCAGCTTGCAATGGCAGCCCAGGAAGCCCGCAGAAATGTCATCGTTGCTGCAGAGACCTATAAATTCAGCCCCCGCACTCTACTTGGCGAAATGGTCGAGATCGAAGACCGCTCAAGCGATGAGGTTATAGATGCCGATATTCTAAAAGAGCTTCCAAATGTCAAGGTCAGTAATCCTGCTTTCGATGTAACTCCGGCAGAGTACATTGATCTTATTATCACTGAAGTCGGTGCATTCCCTCCAGCAATGGCTTTCACGATTCTCAGAGATTATTTGGGACTTGAAATAGAAATCTGA
- a CDS encoding SagB/ThcOx family dehydrogenase has translation MSGTGKEFMEKTQYRYLDRSDQSMGYPNPDLELGAEESDRIIDLPLPQDIKVENIDLRKAIEKRTSVRNYSSEPLSLEELSYLLWCTQGVKEVVRNAATFRTVPSAGARHALETYILANNVKGLEKGLYRFLPIEHKLVEINTEKDIATNISRGCLDQPFVTSCAATFIWTAVPYRMAWRYGQRGYRYLHLDAGHVCQNLYLSAESIGCGVCAIAAFLDEEINPAMGIDGENEFVIYVATVGKK, from the coding sequence ATGAGTGGGACAGGCAAAGAATTCATGGAAAAGACACAGTATCGGTATCTTGACAGGTCAGACCAGTCAATGGGCTACCCGAATCCTGACCTGGAACTTGGTGCAGAAGAGAGTGACAGGATAATTGATCTGCCTTTGCCACAGGATATTAAAGTTGAGAACATCGACCTCAGAAAAGCAATAGAAAAGAGGACAAGTGTCAGGAATTACAGTTCAGAACCGCTATCATTGGAAGAACTTTCCTACCTGCTCTGGTGCACTCAGGGAGTAAAGGAAGTCGTCAGGAACGCTGCAACTTTCAGGACAGTACCTTCAGCAGGAGCAAGACACGCTCTGGAAACCTATATTCTCGCAAACAATGTCAAAGGGCTTGAAAAAGGTCTATACAGGTTCCTTCCTATCGAACACAAGCTTGTGGAAATAAACACTGAAAAAGACATTGCAACAAATATCAGTCGAGGATGTTTGGACCAGCCTTTTGTAACCAGCTGTGCTGCAACTTTCATCTGGACAGCAGTTCCCTACAGAATGGCATGGAGATACGGACAGAGAGGTTACAGGTACCTGCATCTTGATGCTGGTCACGTGTGCCAGAACCTCTATCTAAGCGCAGAATCCATTGGCTGCGGTGTTTGTGCCATTGCAGCATTCCTTGATGAAGAGATCAATCCTGCAATGGGAATTGATGGCGAGAATGAGTTTGTGATCTATGTTGCAACCGTGGGGAAAAAGTGA